A stretch of [Clostridium] scindens DNA encodes these proteins:
- a CDS encoding uracil-xanthine permease family protein has product MDTREVSKAGDALFKLDGKPTARQAFPLALQHVVAMVVGCVTPAIIIGGIAQRKGEISQADITVLVQSALLIAGISTLIQLISFKYTIGSGLPVIIGVSFAYLASLQGIAEQFDLATLFGAQLAGSLAAILVGIFIKRLRFLFPPMVTGTVVFVIGITLYPTAINYMAGGSGSKDYGSWQNWTIALVTLAIVTILNHFGKGAVKLSSILLGILAGYGMAMFLGMIDFMPVQQAEWFHLAKPFHFGIRFEPSSIITMAILYIINSVQAIGDFTATTEGGLGREPAGRELSGGIIGNGLGSMIGACIGGLPTATFSQNVGIVATTKVVAKRVFYMASGIILAAGIIPKFASVLATIPACVLGGATISVFSSIAMTGMKLIAKEKMGYRNSAVVGLGVALGVGITLVPESLAMFPGWVTLIFGKSAVVLSTIVTVVLNQVLPKEQEEAAE; this is encoded by the coding sequence ATGGATACACGCGAAGTAAGTAAAGCAGGAGATGCCTTATTTAAGCTGGACGGAAAGCCTACGGCCCGTCAGGCATTTCCCCTGGCACTGCAGCATGTGGTAGCCATGGTCGTAGGATGTGTAACCCCGGCAATTATAATAGGAGGAATCGCGCAAAGAAAAGGCGAGATCAGCCAGGCGGATATTACGGTTCTGGTGCAGTCAGCGCTTCTGATCGCAGGCATATCCACCCTGATCCAGCTGATTTCCTTCAAGTATACGATAGGCTCCGGGCTGCCGGTCATTATCGGGGTCAGTTTTGCCTATCTTGCAAGCCTGCAGGGGATTGCGGAGCAGTTTGACCTTGCAACCTTGTTCGGAGCCCAGCTGGCTGGCTCCCTGGCTGCCATACTGGTGGGAATATTTATTAAGAGACTCAGATTCCTGTTTCCGCCTATGGTGACAGGCACGGTGGTATTCGTAATTGGGATTACGCTGTACCCTACAGCCATCAACTATATGGCAGGGGGAAGCGGAAGCAAGGATTACGGCAGCTGGCAGAACTGGACGATCGCGCTTGTGACGCTGGCGATTGTCACGATCCTGAATCATTTCGGAAAAGGCGCGGTGAAGCTATCTTCCATATTACTTGGAATCCTGGCCGGCTACGGCATGGCCATGTTTCTTGGAATGATTGACTTTATGCCGGTACAGCAGGCAGAATGGTTCCATCTGGCGAAGCCGTTTCATTTTGGAATCAGATTTGAGCCTTCTTCTATTATTACGATGGCTATTCTCTATATCATCAATTCCGTACAGGCCATCGGAGATTTTACTGCCACCACGGAAGGCGGCCTTGGCAGGGAGCCTGCGGGCAGGGAACTGTCAGGAGGCATCATAGGCAATGGCTTGGGAAGCATGATCGGGGCCTGCATCGGCGGCCTTCCGACGGCGACATTCAGCCAGAATGTAGGAATTGTGGCGACAACCAAGGTTGTGGCAAAAAGGGTATTCTATATGGCGTCAGGGATTATCCTGGCAGCTGGGATCATACCGAAGTTCGCATCCGTGCTTGCGACGATTCCGGCCTGCGTGCTTGGTGGGGCGACGATCAGCGTATTCTCATCCATAGCTATGACGGGAATGAAGCTGATCGCGAAGGAAAAGATGGGATACCGTAATTCGGCAGTGGTAGGACTTGGCGTTGCCTTAGGCGTGGGAATTACTCTGGTGCCGGAGTCATTGGCCATGTTTCCGGGATGGGTAACCCTGATTTTCGGAAAATCAGCGGTGGTACTATCCACGATCGTAACGGTGGTGCTAAACCAGGTACTTCCAAAAGAACAAGAAGAAGCAGCAGAATAG
- the yqeC gene encoding selenium cofactor biosynthesis protein YqeC encodes MRIESFIEDGWKKQGSLYEALGLNNREPGILSVVGAGGKTTVIARLMKEHEKRGIPVVVSTTTHIQQIQASYFLDKPSVQRMRQILKDTGKVWMGDPCGNGKIQAFPEQEQKKLLDEAIAMGACVLIEADGAKGRPCKAPADYEPVLHPDSVLVLSVYGLQAIGAAIEDSCLRVDKVEEILGKSGQDILTTHDIAILAASRKGGRKGVASSMDYQVILNQADDERLKEAAAGIGEELFRQGVRRVHRTTGLSEETEQLRVPGQTRIGGQEETEE; translated from the coding sequence ATGAGGATAGAAAGTTTTATAGAGGACGGCTGGAAAAAGCAAGGCAGCCTGTATGAAGCACTAGGATTGAATAACAGAGAGCCCGGGATTCTCTCGGTCGTGGGAGCAGGAGGAAAGACGACGGTAATTGCCAGGCTTATGAAAGAGCATGAAAAGAGAGGCATTCCCGTCGTGGTATCCACCACTACCCACATCCAGCAGATCCAAGCATCTTATTTCCTGGATAAGCCGTCCGTGCAACGCATGAGACAGATTCTGAAGGATACGGGAAAGGTCTGGATGGGAGATCCCTGCGGGAATGGAAAGATCCAAGCATTTCCGGAACAGGAACAGAAGAAACTGCTTGACGAGGCAATTGCGATGGGAGCCTGCGTGCTAATTGAGGCAGATGGCGCGAAAGGGCGTCCCTGCAAGGCGCCGGCGGACTACGAGCCGGTACTTCATCCCGATTCGGTCCTGGTGCTGTCGGTCTATGGGCTGCAGGCAATCGGCGCAGCCATCGAAGATTCCTGCCTGAGAGTTGATAAGGTGGAGGAAATATTGGGAAAGAGTGGTCAGGACATCCTGACCACTCATGATATAGCGATATTAGCCGCAAGCCGAAAAGGCGGAAGAAAAGGCGTTGCCTCTTCTATGGATTATCAGGTGATTCTGAATCAGGCAGACGATGAAAGGTTAAAAGAGGCAGCGGCTGGAATCGGAGAGGAACTTTTCCGGCAAGGCGTTCGAAGAGTACACAGGACGACGGGGCTGTCAGAAGAGACCGAACAGTTACGGGTACCGGGGCAGACAAGAATAGGCGGGCAGGAGGAGACAGAAGAATGA
- the yqeB gene encoding selenium-dependent molybdenum cofactor biosynthesis protein YqeB yields MKILIKGAGDLATGIAARLHACGYKIVMTEIAVPLTVRRSVAFSRAVYEGEAQVEDVRAVLVRDLKGAEKVLEEGRIAVIVDETASIREAYQPEVVIDAVMAKRNIGTCITDAPLVIGIGPGFTAGEDCHFVIETKRGHDLGRVIAKGCAIPDTGVPGEIGGYASERLIRAQADGIMEPCATIGDVVEKGQKVAETGSAAVYAEMTGIVRGMLQPGVRVTKGLKIGDIDARQCREYCESISDKARSIGGGVLEAVTRYERQKYEWGSKYAIILLAAGSSVRYGANKLLEETKGMPMYQHMLKVLSAFPALYRIVVSRYPEILEDAERLGMQAVVNQQPALGISHSLILGLREAMAENPELKGVLFAVCDQPELKADTISRLLRKAQENPGKIVCAGRNGRPGNPVVWDQRYFKELLGLAGDTGGRQVMKNYPGDILVLETAKEELRDIDRKEDMTE; encoded by the coding sequence ATGAAGATCTTGATAAAAGGCGCGGGGGATCTGGCCACAGGAATTGCGGCGAGGCTGCATGCGTGCGGTTATAAGATAGTGATGACAGAGATCGCGGTTCCTCTTACTGTGCGAAGATCTGTTGCATTTTCCAGAGCGGTCTATGAAGGGGAAGCCCAGGTGGAGGATGTGCGCGCGGTACTGGTGCGGGACCTTAAAGGAGCCGAAAAGGTGCTGGAAGAAGGCCGGATTGCGGTGATCGTGGATGAGACCGCAAGCATACGGGAAGCATATCAGCCGGAAGTCGTGATCGACGCGGTGATGGCAAAGCGTAATATAGGGACCTGCATCACGGATGCGCCTTTGGTCATCGGAATTGGCCCGGGCTTCACCGCAGGAGAGGACTGCCACTTTGTCATTGAGACGAAGCGGGGGCACGATCTTGGACGGGTGATTGCGAAAGGGTGTGCTATCCCTGATACGGGCGTGCCAGGAGAGATCGGAGGATATGCGTCCGAACGGCTGATACGCGCCCAGGCGGACGGAATCATGGAGCCTTGCGCCACGATCGGCGATGTGGTGGAAAAAGGACAGAAGGTGGCAGAGACAGGCAGCGCCGCAGTATATGCCGAGATGACGGGAATTGTCCGGGGAATGCTGCAGCCGGGCGTGCGTGTGACAAAGGGATTAAAAATCGGCGATATTGACGCGCGCCAGTGCCGGGAGTATTGCGAGAGCATATCGGATAAGGCGAGGAGCATCGGCGGAGGCGTGCTGGAGGCAGTGACAAGGTATGAGCGGCAGAAATATGAATGGGGCAGCAAGTATGCCATCATCCTTCTGGCTGCCGGAAGCAGTGTCAGGTATGGCGCCAACAAGCTGCTTGAGGAGACGAAAGGCATGCCCATGTACCAGCATATGCTGAAAGTCTTAAGCGCGTTTCCGGCCCTTTATAGGATTGTGGTGAGCCGCTATCCTGAGATTCTTGAGGATGCCGAAAGGCTGGGCATGCAGGCGGTTGTAAATCAGCAGCCCGCGCTTGGCATTTCCCATTCCCTGATTCTGGGCCTTCGGGAGGCCATGGCAGAAAATCCGGAACTGAAAGGCGTCCTGTTCGCCGTGTGCGACCAGCCGGAACTTAAGGCCGATACCATCAGCCGCCTGCTGCGAAAGGCACAGGAGAATCCCGGGAAGATCGTATGCGCGGGAAGGAACGGACGGCCAGGGAATCCAGTAGTCTGGGATCAGAGATACTTTAAGGAATTGCTTGGCCTTGCCGGAGATACCGGAGGACGCCAGGTAATGAAAAATTATCCCGGGGACATCCTGGTATTGGAGACGGCAAAGGAAGAACTGCGGGATATAGACAGGAAAGAAGATATGACCGAGTAG
- the hydA gene encoding dihydropyrimidinase: MKRLFRGGTVVSGDGLKKMDVLVKGEKILAMGEDLEFKDAEIVDVTGKLLFPGFIDPHTHMDLEVSGTVTADGFDTGTKAEIAGGTTCIIDFATQNKGESLSFALQHWHEKADGKASCDYAFHLALSDWREEICEELEAVAAGGIHSFKLYMTYDAMMVDDKSMYEVLLRLKELGGIAGVHCENHGIIGARLDETLRNKGSRKNVADYPDTRPALAEAEAIGRLLKIARCVDAPVIIVHLSSKEGYEEIRSAREAGQTVYVETCPQYLLLDRSRYELEGQEARKYMIAPPLRNQEDQEVLWNALKEGTIQTIGTDHCSFTAQQKEMGAEDFSKTPCGMPGAQERPALIYHFGVNEGRITLEQMCSYLAENPAKLYHLYPRKGAILPGSDADIVVWNPETAWTLAAENQQSASGFCPMEGTQVKGRAEQVYLRGTLVAENGEVKEAYQGTYVKAEA, translated from the coding sequence ATGAAACGATTATTCCGCGGCGGCACCGTGGTAAGCGGTGACGGACTTAAGAAAATGGATGTCCTGGTGAAGGGTGAGAAGATTCTTGCCATGGGCGAGGATCTGGAATTTAAAGACGCAGAGATAGTAGACGTGACGGGGAAACTACTGTTTCCTGGGTTCATTGACCCGCATACCCACATGGATCTGGAGGTGTCGGGTACCGTGACTGCTGACGGGTTTGATACAGGAACCAAGGCAGAAATCGCAGGAGGCACCACCTGCATCATCGACTTTGCCACTCAGAATAAGGGGGAGAGCCTTTCCTTTGCCCTTCAGCACTGGCATGAAAAGGCGGACGGCAAGGCCAGCTGTGATTATGCGTTCCATCTCGCCCTGTCGGACTGGAGGGAAGAGATCTGCGAGGAACTGGAAGCGGTGGCAGCAGGCGGAATACATTCGTTCAAACTATATATGACATACGATGCCATGATGGTAGATGATAAAAGCATGTATGAGGTTCTTCTAAGGCTTAAGGAACTGGGCGGGATCGCAGGCGTGCACTGCGAGAACCATGGCATCATCGGGGCAAGGCTTGATGAGACGCTAAGGAACAAAGGTTCCAGGAAAAATGTGGCGGATTATCCGGATACCAGGCCGGCCCTGGCTGAGGCCGAGGCAATCGGCCGTCTGCTTAAGATAGCCAGATGCGTGGATGCTCCGGTCATCATCGTGCATCTAAGTTCCAAGGAAGGATACGAAGAGATCCGAAGTGCAAGGGAGGCAGGGCAGACGGTGTATGTGGAGACCTGTCCGCAGTACCTTCTGCTGGATAGAAGCAGATATGAGCTGGAAGGACAGGAAGCCAGGAAATATATGATCGCACCTCCTTTAAGGAATCAGGAAGACCAGGAAGTACTGTGGAATGCCCTGAAGGAGGGAACGATACAGACGATTGGAACAGACCACTGCAGTTTTACCGCCCAGCAGAAGGAGATGGGGGCAGAAGACTTCTCCAAAACGCCATGCGGCATGCCAGGCGCACAAGAGCGTCCGGCGCTCATCTATCATTTCGGCGTGAATGAAGGAAGGATTACTTTGGAGCAGATGTGCAGCTATCTGGCGGAGAATCCGGCGAAACTGTACCACCTTTATCCAAGGAAAGGGGCAATCCTGCCGGGAAGCGACGCGGATATCGTGGTGTGGAATCCTGAGACTGCGTGGACTCTTGCCGCCGAAAACCAGCAGTCGGCATCCGGGTTCTGCCCGATGGAAGGAACGCAGGTCAAAGGAAGGGCAGAGCAGGTCTATCTGCGGGGAACCCTGGTGGCGGAAAATGGCGAGGTGAAAGAGGCATATCAAGGAACGTATGTAAAGGCAGAAGCATGA
- the ygfK gene encoding putative selenate reductase subunit YgfK: protein MSDIMTCMPFEQLLDWIRTEHDTKGTVFGVRRPYVAAEGRNLSIFGRNLETPIGPAAGPNSQLAQNIAAAYYAGSRFFELKTVQIMDGAELAACVNKPCIKADDECYNCEWSTELYVPQAQEEYIKAWFLLAFMAREYGLGSMDGYQFNISVGYDLAGIKSKKIDTFIESMKDASATETFRECRQYLLDHVSEFQNVAKEDIEGISACICNSATISTLHGCPPQEIESIADYLLKEKKMHTFIKCNPTLLGYEFARETLNKMGYDYVAFGRFHFEDDLQYEDAIPMLGRLMELAKSLDLEFGVKITNTFPVDVKAGELPSEEMYMSGKSLYPLSISLAAKLSEAFEGHLRIAYSGGADAFNIGKIVGTGVWPVTVATTILKPGGYQRLKQMAETLDDMGVLPFKGIDVEALKRVAEDAITDRHHVKPAKLPVSRKSKEKVPLLDCYTAPCEDACPIHQEVSTYMQLAGEEKYKEALQVILNRNALPFITGTICAHGCQSHCTRNFYESPVQIRDTKLECAKAAYESVLSSLKKEDCCHKKVAIVGGGPSGMAAAFYLARMGADVAIYEKRQKLGGIVSAVIPDFRIDDSVIEKDAALLEKLGVKVFYGREVTSVKELQEEYDAVILAVGAYKRGQFKLDGKEVRNALEFLEEFNRAKGTVNLGKHVVVIGGGNTAMDTARAAKRCAGVEHVYLAYRRTKRYMPADEHELLLAIEDGVEFKELLAPDRMEEGRLICKVTRLGEPDSSGRASVIVTDQTEEVPADTVIAAVGEQVPTDFYEANGIHVDGKGRALVSDSLETNRKGVYVIGDGLFGPSLVVKGMANAIKAAESILGMEISGSMARAAREEEIYAKKGILAEPGQKEADRCLSCSTVCENCVDVCPNRANISIHVPGMDKRQVIHVDYMCNECGNCKSFCPYESAPYLDKFTLFASEEDMADSRNEGFTVLDREKASCKVRYLGEEFAWEKGKDAKLPLGLMRLIETVCRDYIYLLYK from the coding sequence ATGAGCGATATTATGACATGCATGCCTTTTGAGCAATTGTTAGATTGGATCAGGACAGAGCATGATACAAAAGGAACCGTATTTGGAGTACGCCGACCTTATGTGGCGGCAGAAGGCAGGAACCTGTCCATCTTCGGAAGAAATCTGGAGACGCCCATCGGCCCGGCTGCCGGGCCAAACAGCCAGCTGGCCCAGAACATTGCGGCAGCCTATTATGCGGGCAGCCGATTCTTTGAACTGAAGACGGTGCAGATCATGGACGGCGCGGAACTGGCGGCATGCGTAAATAAGCCGTGCATCAAAGCGGATGACGAGTGTTATAACTGCGAGTGGTCCACCGAATTGTATGTGCCTCAGGCACAGGAAGAATATATCAAGGCGTGGTTCCTACTGGCATTCATGGCCAGGGAGTATGGCCTTGGCAGCATGGACGGCTACCAGTTCAACATCAGCGTAGGCTATGATCTGGCAGGAATCAAGTCGAAGAAGATTGACACCTTTATCGAAAGCATGAAGGATGCATCTGCTACCGAGACGTTCAGGGAATGCAGGCAGTATCTTCTGGACCATGTGTCGGAGTTTCAAAATGTGGCGAAGGAAGATATTGAAGGGATATCAGCCTGCATCTGTAACTCAGCCACCATCTCCACGCTGCATGGATGTCCGCCTCAGGAAATTGAAAGTATTGCCGACTATCTGCTAAAAGAAAAGAAGATGCATACATTCATCAAGTGCAATCCTACGCTGCTTGGCTATGAGTTTGCCCGGGAAACGCTTAATAAGATGGGATATGACTATGTGGCGTTCGGGCGCTTCCATTTTGAAGACGATCTTCAATATGAGGATGCCATCCCAATGCTTGGAAGACTGATGGAACTGGCAAAGAGCCTGGATCTGGAATTCGGGGTCAAGATTACGAATACCTTCCCGGTGGATGTTAAGGCCGGGGAACTGCCAAGCGAAGAGATGTATATGTCAGGAAAGTCTCTGTATCCCTTATCCATCTCGCTGGCCGCAAAATTGTCCGAAGCATTTGAAGGGCACCTTCGCATCGCCTATTCCGGAGGCGCGGACGCGTTTAATATAGGCAAGATCGTGGGAACTGGCGTGTGGCCGGTAACGGTAGCCACTACCATCTTAAAGCCCGGCGGATACCAGAGGCTTAAGCAGATGGCAGAGACGCTGGACGATATGGGGGTTTTGCCTTTTAAAGGAATCGATGTAGAAGCACTGAAGCGGGTAGCGGAAGATGCCATTACAGACAGGCATCATGTAAAGCCGGCAAAACTGCCGGTATCCAGGAAGTCGAAGGAAAAGGTTCCGCTTCTTGACTGCTACACGGCACCTTGCGAGGATGCCTGTCCCATCCACCAGGAAGTCAGCACCTATATGCAGCTGGCAGGGGAAGAGAAATATAAGGAGGCACTGCAGGTTATCCTGAACCGGAATGCGCTGCCATTTATTACGGGAACCATCTGCGCCCACGGCTGCCAGAGCCATTGCACGCGCAACTTCTATGAGTCGCCGGTACAGATCCGCGATACCAAGCTGGAGTGTGCAAAAGCCGCATATGAGTCTGTTCTTTCCTCTCTGAAAAAGGAGGATTGCTGCCATAAGAAGGTGGCCATCGTTGGAGGAGGTCCATCCGGCATGGCGGCAGCCTTCTATCTTGCAAGGATGGGGGCTGACGTCGCCATCTATGAAAAGCGGCAGAAACTGGGCGGAATCGTGAGCGCGGTGATTCCGGACTTTCGGATTGATGACAGCGTGATTGAAAAGGATGCTGCTCTGCTTGAGAAACTGGGGGTTAAGGTTTTCTATGGCAGGGAAGTGACTTCCGTCAAGGAACTTCAGGAAGAATATGATGCGGTTATTCTTGCCGTAGGCGCGTATAAGCGGGGACAGTTCAAGCTGGATGGCAAGGAAGTAAGAAATGCGCTGGAGTTTCTGGAAGAATTCAATCGGGCGAAGGGAACTGTCAATCTTGGCAAACATGTGGTGGTGATCGGAGGCGGCAATACGGCCATGGATACGGCCAGGGCAGCCAAGCGGTGCGCGGGCGTAGAGCACGTCTACCTGGCATACCGGCGCACGAAGCGGTATATGCCGGCAGACGAGCATGAACTTCTGCTGGCGATTGAGGACGGGGTGGAGTTTAAAGAACTGCTGGCTCCGGACCGGATGGAAGAAGGCCGCCTGATCTGCAAGGTGACGAGGCTTGGCGAGCCAGATAGCTCCGGACGCGCCAGTGTCATCGTAACGGATCAGACAGAGGAAGTTCCTGCGGATACGGTGATCGCGGCAGTCGGCGAACAGGTTCCTACCGACTTCTATGAAGCCAACGGCATCCATGTGGACGGCAAGGGCCGCGCCCTGGTAAGCGATTCTCTGGAGACAAATCGGAAGGGCGTTTATGTGATCGGAGATGGATTATTCGGACCATCCTTGGTGGTAAAGGGCATGGCCAATGCAATAAAGGCAGCGGAATCTATTCTGGGCATGGAAATATCCGGCAGTATGGCGAGGGCAGCCAGGGAAGAAGAGATCTACGCAAAGAAGGGAATTCTCGCGGAACCGGGACAGAAGGAGGCGGACAGATGCCTAAGCTGCTCTACCGTATGCGAAAACTGCGTGGATGTCTGTCCAAACCGGGCAAATATATCCATTCACGTGCCGGGTATGGACAAAAGGCAGGTCATCCATGTAGACTATATGTGTAATGAGTGTGGTAACTGCAAGAGTTTCTGTCCATATGAAAGCGCGCCTTATCTGGATAAGTTTACCCTGTTCGCCAGCGAGGAAGATATGGCAGACAGCAGGAATGAGGGATTTACAGTGCTGGATAGGGAAAAGGCCTCCTGCAAGGTGCGGTATCTGGGCGAAGAGTTCGCATGGGAAAAGGGAAAAGATGCGAAGCTTCCGCTGGGCCTTATGAGACTGATAGAGACCGTGTGCAGAGACTATATATATTTACTCTATAAATAA
- the ssnA gene encoding putative aminohydrolase SsnA — protein sequence MLIIGNGKTITRDANLPFIEDGAVAIEGTRIKEIGATKDMKEKYKDAEYIDARGGVIMPAFINAHEHIYSAMARGLSIKGYHPKGFLDILDGQWWTIDRKLTPEQIRYSAADTMISCIRNGVTTIFDHHASFGHIKDSLFTIAEVAKELGVRSCLCYEVSDRDGMEKAKEAVMENAAFIKYALQDDSDMLAGMMGMHAQFTISDATMELAAANKPKETGYHIHVAEGIEDLHDCLKKYGKRIVDRLMDWDILGEKTLLGHCIYINSHEMDLIKETGTMVVHNPESNMGNACGCPPTMELVRRGILTGLGTDGYTHDMTESYKVANVLHKHHLCDPNAAWGEVPRMLFENNAVIAGRYFKAPLGVLKEGAAADVIVVDYNPPTHLDENNINGHILFGMTGRDVVTTVGNGKVLMKDREVKVIDVEETMARCREESAKLWKSIND from the coding sequence ATGTTAATAATCGGAAATGGAAAGACCATTACAAGGGACGCTAATCTCCCTTTTATAGAGGACGGGGCAGTGGCTATCGAGGGAACCCGGATCAAAGAAATAGGAGCCACCAAAGATATGAAAGAGAAATATAAGGATGCAGAATACATAGATGCCAGAGGCGGAGTCATCATGCCGGCGTTCATCAATGCCCATGAGCATATCTACAGCGCCATGGCCAGAGGATTAAGTATTAAGGGCTATCATCCGAAAGGGTTCCTGGACATCCTGGATGGCCAGTGGTGGACCATCGACAGGAAACTTACGCCAGAACAGATTCGATACAGCGCGGCTGACACCATGATCTCCTGTATCCGCAACGGCGTGACAACGATCTTCGATCATCATGCAAGTTTCGGGCATATCAAAGACAGCCTGTTTACCATCGCGGAGGTGGCGAAGGAACTGGGCGTACGCTCCTGCCTGTGTTATGAAGTATCGGACCGGGACGGCATGGAGAAGGCAAAAGAGGCGGTCATGGAAAATGCGGCGTTTATCAAGTATGCGCTTCAGGATGACTCAGATATGCTGGCAGGAATGATGGGAATGCATGCGCAGTTTACCATCTCGGACGCGACTATGGAACTGGCAGCTGCCAATAAGCCAAAAGAGACAGGCTATCATATCCATGTGGCCGAAGGAATCGAAGACCTTCATGACTGCCTGAAGAAGTATGGCAAGCGGATCGTGGACCGGCTGATGGATTGGGATATTCTGGGAGAGAAGACGCTGCTTGGCCACTGTATCTATATTAATTCCCACGAGATGGATCTAATCAAGGAGACGGGCACGATGGTGGTCCATAATCCAGAATCCAATATGGGCAATGCCTGTGGCTGTCCCCCGACTATGGAGCTGGTGCGCCGCGGGATACTGACCGGACTTGGAACCGACGGGTATACCCACGATATGACGGAATCCTACAAGGTAGCCAACGTGCTGCATAAGCATCACCTGTGCGATCCCAATGCGGCATGGGGCGAAGTGCCCAGGATGCTTTTTGAGAACAACGCCGTTATTGCTGGCCGCTATTTTAAAGCGCCTCTTGGCGTGCTGAAAGAAGGGGCCGCGGCAGATGTGATCGTCGTAGACTATAATCCGCCCACCCACCTGGATGAGAACAATATCAATGGCCATATTTTATTTGGAATGACCGGGAGAGATGTGGTGACCACCGTCGGAAACGGCAAGGTACTTATGAAGGACCGGGAAGTGAAAGTGATCGATGTAGAAGAAACCATGGCAAGATGCAGGGAAGAGTCTGCGAAACTGTGGAAGAGCATCAATGATTAG